A stretch of DNA from Acidimicrobiia bacterium:
TGACGGTATCTCGCTTGAAGTCTTGGACCTAAGGACGCTAGCCCCTCTCGACGTGGATTCGATTTTGGAATCGGTAGCTCGGTGCCATCGGGTACTCATATGCCATGAGGCTAATCCCGTCTGTGGCGTCGGAGCCGAGGTGGCCGCAGTGATTGCCGATCGGGGCTTCGATCTGTTGGATGCTCCGATTCGAAGACTAACCTCGCCCCACACACCGGTACCGTTCGCTCCGGTTCTAGAAGACGCTTACGTCCCCGGAAAGGAAGACATTGTAAAAGCAGTCAAAGAACTGACTGAGTGGTGAGGGTGAAGATCAGGAGCTTTGATATATAAGACACGGTGCTCCAAGGGAAGGGGCACGGTGAGCAGGTATTAGGGCTCGGCGCAGGTGAGATGCTAGGAGAGCGCTCGTAACGGCTAGGGGGTGCGGTGCCTTACACAGTGAGAATGCCCCAGCTGGGCGAAAGTGTCGCGGAAGGCACGGTCTCCCGCTGGTTCAAGAGAGTAGGCGAGAGGGTTGAGGAAGACGAAGCCCTCTTTGAGGTCTCTACCGACAAGGTAGAGACCGAGGTTCCGTCTCCTGCAGCGGGGTGGGTTTCCGAGATCCTTGTGCAAGAAGGTCAGACTGTTCCCGTGGGGACCGAGCTGTGCATTATTGCGGAGCAACCGCCCTTTCAGGAGAAGTCTTCAGAGCCGGGAACATTCGAGGAAGCGGTGTCTCAAGTGACATCGGAGGGTCAATCCGAACCGGTATCGGCCGATGCTCGCTCGACAATGCGGTTGGGATGGGAACCCGGTAGGACTCAAGAGCTGCGAGCCCGACCATCTGAGGCAAGCACTGTGGACTCTGCTCGGGGCCGGCTTTTGTCAGAGGAGTCGCGCCTTCATGCCCAGCCCTCGCTGCCCAGAGAAAGTCCTCCAAAGCTGGAGGAGCTGCGTCTTCAGGCACACCCCTCCCAGATTCGCGGGGAGGCGCCTCCAGCGCCTCCAAAGCCCCAAGCGAGGGTGACTCCCGAGGGACTGCGGCGTTTGGAACATCCCGAGCTCGGTGAGGAGGTAAAGCCCGGCGGGCCGAGGCGAGGGATATTCTCGCCTGCCGTCCGCAAGAAGGCTAGAGAGTTAGGAGTCGATCTGGACAAGATCGCGGGTACCGGGGCTGGCGGTCGAATTACTCTGAAAGATGTCGAGGCAGCAGCTGCTGCAGACACAGCGGCAGCGACGGAGGAAGCTGCGGTGTCGTCTTCCGGTCAAATCGCTCCTTCTGCAGAGGCGCCATCTGTGATCGAGCCCGCCGCCGCTCCAACTGCGGGATCGGGGGAAGTTCTTTCTGCAGGGCCGGCCAAACCGCATGGTCATACACCTGAGCCCGCAGGCACCACGATACCTATTTCTCGACTCCGGCGGCGGATCGCCGAACACATGCAAGAGGCAAGGCGTAGTGCGGCGCATTGCTTCGAGTGCATCGATGTCGAGATGGAGCGGGTGGCAGACGCCCGGGAGCGGTACAAAAAAGATTTCGCCGACAGGCATGGCTACAGCCTTACCTATCTTCCGTTCGTCGCCCTCGCGGCGTGTAACGCGCTTCTAGAGCTTCCTTTTGTCAACTCCAGATTCGATCTAGAAGCCGGTACAATGACGCTTTTCGACCGTTTCGTCAACTTAGGCGTAGCTGTCGACTTGGAGGGGGAAGGACTGATCGTCCCCGTTATTCACAATGCCCACCAAATGACGGTCTGGGAGCTAGCTCGACGTATTCAGGATCTCTCGCAGCGCGCTTTGGCCGGCAAACTGACTCCAGACGATGTGACTGGTGGAACTTTCACCATTACGAACCCGGGCTCTTTCGGAACTAAACTTTCCATTCCGATCATCAACACCCCTCAGGTAGCGATCCTGTCTTTAGAAGCGATCGAAGATAGGCCGGTGGTACGCGGGGGACAGGTTGTTCCAGCAAAGATGGTAACGCTCGGTCTTTCGTGGGATCACAGGGCCTTCGACGGGGCTAACGCTGCCCGGTTCCTTCAGGCAGTAAAGAGGCGCCTGGAAGGATCGGCGGAGGGCTGGGACTGGGATGCCCTAGCGGCGCCCGACAGCTGAGCTGAGCGTTTACGGTCGATGGCGCTGCCCACCGCTGCTCCAGCCAGCCGGGTTCTCACAGCTAGATGGCTTGGACGGGTTCACTACAAAGAAGCGTACGACCTACAGAAGGCCCTTTTCGAACGGCGGGGGGGTGGACTCACAGGTGACTACCTTCTTCTTCTGGAGCATCCACACGTCTACACCCTAGGACGGCGCTCCAAGCCCGAACACCTGCTGCTGGCAGTTGCAGAGTACGAGACACTGGGAGCCGAGGTAATTCAAACCGACCGGGGCGGCGCTATCACTTACCACGGGCCGGGCCAGCTGGTTGCATATCCAATCATTCAACTCAACAGCCCTGACGTAGTTGGCTATGTTCGCTCGCTCGAGGAAGCCGTAATTCGGTTGCTCGGAGAGCTGGGGATCGAAGCAAAAAGAAGTGATAAAAACTCGGGTGTATGGGTCAACGAAAGAAAGATTTGCGCTATAGGCGTTCGGGTTGGGCGAAGAACTACTATGCACGGTCTGGCCCTCAATGTCTCTACCGAGCTCTCCTACTTCGACAAGATAGTTCCCTGTGGAATCACAGATGCAGGTGTGACTTCTATCGAAGCCGAAACTGGTGCAAGGCTTGACCCTGCCGACTTAGCGAAGGCTCTGGCTGAACACCTAGCGAGCGTTTTGGACCTCGGCTCGCTCGATTTTGCTGGCGTGGGGGGTGGTGTCCCAATGGTAGGGCAAAGAAAGCGCACCATTGCACTAAAACGTAGTGGACCACCTCGCAGCGCAGAAGGTCAGCCGAGACCGTCCTTTCTGAGAGTAAAAGCCCGCATGGGAAGTGAGTATCGTCGCATCCAGGCGCTGGTGCGAGATCTCGCGCTACATACCGTGTGCCAAGAGGCTAGATGCCCAAACATCTACGAGTGTTGGTCCCAAGGTACTGCAACAGTGATGATCCTCGGGGATACATGCACACGGGCTTGCGGTTTCTGCAACGTAAAGACGGGCAAGCCCCGGTGGTTCGATGATGAAGAGCCCGAGCGGGTAGCCATGGCTGTCGACGCTATGGGCCTAGACCATGCTGTGGTGACCAGTGTGGCCCGGGACGATCTTGAAGACGGAGGAGCTTCGGCCTTTGCCGCTACAATTCGGGCTATCCGGCGAAGGATCCCTAGATGCAGAGTCGAGGTTTTGATCCCGGATTTCAAGGGAGATCGCTCCTCATTGGCGACGGTTCTAAACGCCGAGCCGGACGTGTTGAACCACAACATCGAAACGGTGGCTAGGCTTCAGCGAGCTGTCCGGGGTGCTGCCACCTACGCTCGCAGCCTCACCCTTCTAGCGAGAGCGTCGGCGCACTCGCCCAGGCCGGTAGTCAAGTCCGGCCTTATGGTCGGATTAGGGGAAACTTTCGAGGAAGTTATTCAGACGATGGCTGATCTAAAGGCAGTCGGAGTGGATGTCTTGACGGTGGGACAGTACTTGCAGCCCTCCTGCAATCACCTTGAGGTACAGAAATGGTGGCCACGTGAGGCGTTCGAGGAGATTCGCCGTGTCGGATTGGAAATGGGCTTTACTCACGTGGAAGCCGGCCCGCTGGTGCGCTCTTCATACCATGCAAAAGCGGCGGTGGAATCGGCTGTGAGGCGACGCATTGACAACGCGACTGCCTGTTCTTCTTTTGAGTGAGGCCGGGTAGCGGGATAGAGAAGCATCATGGAAGATACAACCCAGGAAACAGATCCCTGGAAACGAGCGCAAGAGGGACCGTTTATGCTCAGCGCTGCCAAAGCCGGCGCTGAGCGGCAGGCAACGCAGACTCGACACGGGGATTATGGGCGCGAGGCGCTTGTACCTGCCGGTGAAAAAAAACCCGAACGCAGACGGAGGATCACCGCTGCAATTGCGGCCGCAATGTTGGGGCTTGCCGTCTTAGGGGGGATCGTTTTAGCTGTCTACTTATACGTGAGGAGTGCGGGACGCACCGCTGTTGTGGGAGTAAACATTGCCGAGCGAACACAGGCCGAGATCGCGCTCGACAATGCTCTAAAAACGGAGATTGCTCACTACATGGACACAGGCGGGTTCACCGATGATACGAGTCTTCTAAGATCGAGAATGCCTAGCGTCTTGTGGGAGCAGGGATCGAATCCGCAGCGGCGCGGAGCTGTCTACGTGCAAGTGTGTGACACCAAAGCCGCCAAAGCCGCTTCGGTCTTGCTCCAGATAAAAACGGAAAGGGGTACTGTCTTTTCCTTGTGGAGCTACGGGCCCTCAAACATGTCATATTTCTCACTTGGTCCCACCTCTTGTCCTGTACTTAACGAAAAAGGCGTACCCCCTTCTCCCTGGACCACCTCTAAAAGCGAGGGTTGGGGGAACTCAGTTCCAGAAGGTGGAGCAGGATCCGAACCAATAGAAATCCCGCCGCCGGCCGGGGCTCCCAAACCACCCTCCATTCGAAGCCCATACGGTGGCTCAGGCTCTACTGACTACGGATATCCGTGAAGAATTGGGTTACGAGCCTGGAAAATGCCTCTGGCTTTTCCGTGTGGACGAAGTGTCCAGCACCAGACAGTACCTCGAGGCGGTATCCTGCCGTGAAGAATGCGTTCGAGTCCGAGGCTACTGTGTGAGGTATGCAATTATCTTCGGACCCGAAAACGAGCAGGGCCGGTACGGAAACTGGCTTGGCTACAAGGGGAGGCGGTCGGTCAGGTTTGGGAAAAACCGACCTATAGTATTCGAGTGCAGCTTTCAAAACTCCGGGTTCCGCCATCGCTTCCATCCGTTTGTGCACCAACTCCGATCCTTCGTTTTTGAGCAGCGAGGGGGACCAGTCGAGCATAAGTCGCTCTACGAAGGCCATCTTAGATGTCAATATGACTGTCTCCGCCAAGCCTTCCATCTGAAAGAAGAACATGTACCAGCTTCTTTTGAGTTGGTCGTAGTCGCCGCCGAGTACTCGAGCAGCGAATGAGGCAGGGTGCGGTACGGAGGCGATGACGACTCCCCTGAACAATGAGGGTTCTTCTCCAGCTGCGAGACACGCGGCTATTCCTCCCCAGTCGTGGCCTACAAGGTAGCCGGGGACCTCGGAGCTCATCCCAACTCTGTGTGCGAGTTCCAGAGTGTCTGTTTTTAACTGTTCTACTGTGTATGGGCCGGGCCCTTTGGTGGGTGGGTAGCCACGAAGTGGAGGGGCTATGGCTCGGAAGCCTACCTCCGCCAGTGCTTCTAGGTGATGGTGGAAGCTCTCTTGGATATCGGGAAAGCCATGAAGCAACAGTACAGGGTCCCCCTCTCCGGCAACTAGAGCATGGAAGTCGATTCCGTTAGCTTTGTATGTAACTCTGTCTACCACTGCAATCCCTCGCTTGCCGTTTCGGTTCGCAGTCAGTCAAGCACGTCGCGTCTATGTGCCAGTTGAGCAAAACGGGCTCTGAGTTCTAGAGGCGATTACAGTGTATCGGTGTCGGTTTAGGTAGCTGGTTGCGCAGGAGTAACGCAGGCATCGATGGAAGCAGGAACATTTTCGCGTACAACGTATGCTTCCCGGGTCTCACGCCTTTTAGAGACGATGGCGAACTCAGGAGTGGATGCCGTCGTCTTGTCTCCCTCTTCCGACCTGTTGTACCTGTGCGGCTACGACGCTTTGGCATTAGAGCGGCCTACCCTCTTGGTGATCACAGAAGGGCGACATCCGACGCTCTTTGTTCCTCGCCTGGAGAGGCTGCGGGTACCGGAGGTGACCACGTCGCTCGCTGAAGTTGTGTGCTGGGATGAGAGAGACGAGCCTTATGAGGCCGTAGCTGCTGCGATAGGCAGGGCGAGAACTGTTGCGGTGGGTGATCAGATGTGGGCCATGCATTTTGTAGAGTTGGCGAAAAGACTGTCGAATCCCATTATTTGTAAAGCTTCCGAGGTAATCGGCCCGCTACGAGCCAGAAAAGACTCCGAGGAGTTGCGGTTGTTGAGAAAAGCCGCGTGCCTTGCCGATAAAGTGGCCTCACGGCTAGGCGAGATTGTCGAGGCAGGCGTCGCAGAAAAGGAAATCGCTCTTCGTATTACCTCGGCTCTTTTGGATGTCGGAAACGACTCGGTGGGATTTGTGATAGTTGCTTCGGGCCCGAACTCCGCAAGTCCCCATCACGAGCCAACGGGAAGAACGATCTCCAACGGCGACATAGTCGTCTGTGATTTTGGCGGTGTGGTGCGGCACTACCGATCGGATATCACACGAGTTGTCGTGGTCGGCGATCCCCCTACTAGCTTCGAGGCCACCTATGAAACTGTGCGTACAGCCCAGCAACTGGCAGTCGAGGCGGCTCGTGCGGGAACTAAGGCTGGTGATGTCGATCGAGTGGCCCGCGACTGGATATCGGGCGACGGTTATGGGGACCAATTTATCCACCGCACAGGACACGGTATTGGCCTAGATCCTCATGAGCCTCCCTACATCGCACAGGGCTCGGAGGAGCGAATCGCAGAATCGATGTGCTTCTCTATTGAGCCTGGAATCTACAAGGAGGGAGAGTGGGGGATAAGGATTGAAGACATTGTTGTGGCTACCAAAGAAGGCGGGGTGCGACTCAACGATGCCGCTAGGGACCCCATCTATGTGTGAGCGGTATGAGTACATTCGCTCCCTGTCTAGCTTGATAGAGCAACAGATTCTCCTGGGCAAAGTGGACCGGTGAAGCTCTTCGCTGCTGCAGTCTTGTGTCCGTGGGGGGCGGGCATGGCCATTTTTGCCTTGATAGTACGAAGATGGAAAGCCGTCAAGCCCAGCTTCTATGGAACACTCACCGCAAGCGCGGGGGTGGTTATTGGCGCTACCGTGCTCACGTCGTCTCAACTTCCCGATGTTTCCGTTCTACACCAAAGGATATGGCTAGGATCGAGTCTGGTGTCGGCTGGAGTATTAGCTATGGCCGGGCTTGCGTACTGGTTTGACAGACAGGTACCAGTGCGGTTTTCCGATGTGGCGGCATTCGCTGGGTCTTTCGCCTCCGCCGTCTCGTGCGTGGCAGCCGGTGCGGCTCAAACCCCCCCAGACCTCGGAGTAGCGAGGGCTTTGTCTGCTCTCGCTTTTTTGGGGTCCGTTACGGCCACTATGGTTCTGGGACACTGGTTCCTGGTCGATCCTAAGCTTGACAGGTCGGCCATATACAGCCTCGGCGTCGTTTTCATTGCATCGCTTCCCATAGAAGTCGTATCACTTATCCTGAAACCGGGGATGCTCGATGTATCGCAAGCGCCGCTTGCTGGCATTTCCGGATACCTGCGCCTCTTTTGGTACGCAGATGTGTTGCTCACCGTCGTACTCGGATTGGCAGTGTTGGGTGCTCTAAAAAACAGGGGATACCCAGCAGTGATGGCTGCTACGGGACTTTCCTACCTGGCGATCTTGACTGCTTTCGGTGTTGACGTTATAGCGAAGGCGATGATAGGCGGTGTCATTTGAGATCAAAAAAGAAGTGGCCGTTCAAGCCGTACACCAGGACGGGTGACTCTGGAGAGACAGGCCTTTTATTTGGTGGCAAAGTAAAAAAGTACGATCCTGGGCCGGAGGCCTACGGGGCATGCGACGAGGCGTGTTCGGCTTTGGGGTTGGCTAGGGCAGCCAACACAGATCCAGGTTTGGAGATCGTGCTCAAGAAGCTTCAACGGGAGCTTTTCGTCGTGGGAGCAGAGCTTGCTACGGCTCCCGAAAACAGGGAGAAGCTTCGACCAGGAGAGACCAAAGTGAGTGCAGAGATGGTGCAGTCTCTCGAGCGCCTAATCGACGCCCTTCTTGAGTTCTGCGATCCTCCAAGAGCCTTTGTTCTTCCCGGGCAGAATTTACTTGCAGCCTATCTCGATTACGCGCGTACCGTCATTCGCAGGGCCGAACGTGCCGTCGTCGCTGCTCAGGCAGCCGGATGGGTATCTAACGAGTACTTGCTCGCTTATATGAACAGGCTCGGAGACTTGGTGTACACGCTCGCGCGGTGGCAGGAGGGCTCGAAGTACGAAAAGCTGTAGAGGGCCCACGCTCACCGAGCATTGAGAGCGGTCGTTACATAGCCGGGAAGATCGAGTGGATTGCGAGGGGAAGCTCAAGGCACAAGGAGGAAAAGCATGGAGTTTGAAGTTAGCCGAGAGTCTACATCCAGTGTCGATGTGGATATGGTCGCTCTGCCTGTGCTTGCGGGAGACTCTCCCAGGCTCGGTCCCGGTGCTGACCAGCTCGATTCGGAGACCGGAGGGGAGTTGTCGCGATTTATACGGGCCTTTGGTTTCAAGGCCGAAAAGGGCGAGACGCTCGTGCTCCCATCAGAGGCACTTGGGGGTAAAACCCGCGCGCCTCGGGTCATGCTGGTCGGCGTAGGAAAACCTGGGACGCTTACTGCGCAGACTATCAGGGAGACGTCAGCAGCAGTAGTGAGGAGTGCCAAGAACGCGAAGACGATAGCGACGACCCTTTGGAAAGTTGACGAATCTGTGGTAGATGCCCCAGCGGCTCTGAGGGCTACTGCAGAGGGAGCGGGACTTGCCTCCTACCGCTTCGATCGGTACAAGTCATCCAACTCGAACACCGGGGCGAACACCTGCCCTGAGAAGCTCGTGTTAGCGGAGTGCCCCCTAGAGGAGGCTTCAGCAGCCTTGATAAAGGCGAGATGTGTCGTAGAGGCGGTGTGCTGGGCCAGGGATATGGTCAACGAGCCAGCTGGATCTAAAGCTCCTGCTGTGTTGGCCGAGGAAATTCGCCGTAGGGCGGAGGAGGCTGGTCTAGCAGTCGAGGTATGGGGAAGGGATCGATTAGAGCGAGAACGGCTCGGTGGAGTGATTGGCGTAGGAAAGGGTTCGTCCAACGATCCTTGCCTCGTTCGCCTCGAGTACGTACCGGCGCAGTCGCAAGATGCCCAGCCATTGTGTCTGGTGGGCAAGGGAGTGGTGTTCGATTCTGGAGGCCTCTCTCTCAAGCCAGCTGACGGGATGGAAACGATGAAGACCGACATGTCCGGCGCTGCAGCCGTGGCAGCAGCGATGTCGGCTCTGCGCGGACTCGAAGCCAAAGTAAGAGTTGTGGGGTTTCTCCCCCTAGTAGAGAACATGCCTTCTGGTTCGGCCACCAAGCCGGGAGACGTCCTGGTATTCCGCAACTCCAAAACCGTGGAGGTGTTGAACACCGATGCTGAGGGACGGCTGATTATGGCCGATGCCCTTTCGCTCTCGTCCGAGTTGAAACCTCGCGCCATCGTGGATCTTGCGACCCTCACGGGCGCTTGTATGGTCGCGCTCGGGAACAAGATCTTCGGCGTCATGGCTAACAACGACGATTTTGCAGCCGCGGTCCTTGATGCTGCATCTAGAGCGGGAGAACGTGCGTGGAGACTTCCTCTTCCTGCAGACTACAGGAAGCAGCTGGAGAGCGAGGTTGCTGATATCAAGAACATTGGCAGCCGTTACGGCGGGGCGCTCACTGCGGGACTCTTCCTTCAAGAATTTGTCGAAGAAGGGATTCCATGGGCGCACTTGGATATAGCGGGACCTGCTCGCTCTGAAGCAGATGAGTTCGAGATTCCTAAAGGCGGAACTGGTGTGGGGGTGAGAACGCTTTTGGCCCTCATTGAAGCGATGGGAAGTTGACTTGGTGACCGTCTGGCCTCACCCGCCACCGCTTTACTACTTCGCCAAAGTTCAGCCGCCATCTTGGAGAGCGAGTTTGAGGAGCCGCCCATGGCAGCTTTTAGTGGGCGCAACGCTGGCGATTGTTTGGGGCTTGGTAGTTCTCGGCTTTGGCGTTTCTGAGGTGTTGGGCACAGGCTCGATCGTTCTGTTGGTTCTGGTTTATGTGCCAGCCTCCGTGCTTGTCATATCACCGGTGTTCATGCTCATGGGGTACAGATGGGCATATGCACTGACGGTGTCCGGGCTTCTTGGTTCCACTCTCGTGCTGGTTCTAAGTTTGGTCTCCAGCGAGTTGCTTCTGCTCCCGATCTTCCCGTTCCTAATAGTGCTGGCTTCCATCATTGCTGCGCCGCTCTGGTTGGCTTTATGGATGCTCCTCAGCTCTAGAGTAGAAAGGGTGTTCGAGGGAGCACGGAAGCGCCAGGTTAGCGTGTACTACATGGCCGGTGGCGAGGAACCACCTATGCTGGACCCCAAAGAACGGCGCTTGTTTTCGATCGCATATGTGCCCGGCGCTTACTACTACGCTAGTGGCTACTACTTTCCCTATCCGCTTCAGCACGGCGTGCCTGGAAACTACTACGGCGGATATTGGTGGACGTATGGGCAGAACTACACGTACGGATCTGGATATTACGGACCCTACAGCTACCCTATGCTCGGCGCGGGTTTTGCTGCCGCGCCGGCAAGCCAAGTTCCGGGCACCGTCTACCAGCCGCCGGGGTGATGGGTTCCTGCTCGAAACGCTGCAGCAACTCTGTGTTCTAGTTCGACCTATTGACGGGGGTTGGCGACTTCGCTCGCTGGCAAGCAGTACTCGTCATAGTCGACGAGCTCGATTCGGGCGCCCTCGGAGCAAGTCGGGCAGGAAGGGTCTTTACGTAGGCGAAGAACTCTAAAGGTCGCTTCGAGAGCATCGAAGACCAACAACCGCCCAACAAGAGGATCGCCGATTCCCAAGATGATCTTGATCGCCTCTGAGGCTTGCAGGGCCCCTACGATTCCTGGCAGCACACCTAGAACTCCCGCTTCCGCACAGGAGGGGGCGAGCTCGGGGGGAGGGGGTTGGTGGTAAAGGCAGCGATAGCATGGCCCGTGGCCCGGCCAGAATACACTAACTTGCCCTTCGAAGCGGAAGATAGATCCGTGCACTACGGGCTTTCCGAGTATCGCAGATGCGTCATTCAGCAGGTAGCGGGTGGGGAAGTTGTCCGTCCCATCGACTATCACATCGTAATCTTTGATAATGTCTACAACATTGGCCGCAGCCAGGCGGGTGTTGTATCCCACGACTTCAACGTCGGGATTGAGTTTTTGAATCGTCTCTTTCGCCGACTCCACTTTCAGCATCCCGATACGCTCTTCATTGTGGATAATCTGGCGCTGTAAGTTCGACCGGTCGACGACGTCGTAGTCGACTATCCCCAGGGTTCCTACGCCTGCGGCAGCGAGATACAGCGCGGCCGGCGCTCCGAGGCCTCCTGCGCCCAATAGCAGAATCTTTGACTCAAGGAGCTTTATCTGCCCTTCTATTCCGACCTCCGGTAAAAGGATGTGGCGGTGGTAGCGGGTCCGCTGTTCTGCCGTGAGGACCTTGGGAACCTTCCACTCAAGACCCGCGTCTTTCCAGGCATTGAAACCGCCACTCATAGAGACCACCCGCTGATAACCCAGCTCTTTTAGAGTCTTAGCGGCAAATGCAGACCTAACACCGCCCGCACAATAGACGACAACTGGTTGGGATTTGTCGGGAAGGGCATCTTCAACGCGGGACTCGAGAAAACCTCTATCTATGTGAATCGCAGAAGGCAGCGCTCCTTGAGAAAACTCTTCATCGGTGCGAACGTCGATCACTTTCCATCCGTCTTGGATGAGGGCGTGTGCCTTGTGGGGATCGACCTCTTCTATCTCTTGTTTGGTTTTTTGCAAAAATTCTCTGAAGTTTTGTGCCACGGATCACCCCGTCATGTGAGACAACACTGCCGATCTACCCTATGCAGATATGGTCGCTGCCTCTATATGTAGATGTAGCAAGCGACTTTTAGCCAACCTGTCCACGGCTCTTC
This window harbors:
- a CDS encoding peptidase M24 family protein — its product is MEAGTFSRTTYASRVSRLLETMANSGVDAVVLSPSSDLLYLCGYDALALERPTLLVITEGRHPTLFVPRLERLRVPEVTTSLAEVVCWDERDEPYEAVAAAIGRARTVAVGDQMWAMHFVELAKRLSNPIICKASEVIGPLRARKDSEELRLLRKAACLADKVASRLGEIVEAGVAEKEIALRITSALLDVGNDSVGFVIVASGPNSASPHHEPTGRTISNGDIVVCDFGGVVRHYRSDITRVVVVGDPPTSFEATYETVRTAQQLAVEAARAGTKAGDVDRVARDWISGDGYGDQFIHRTGHGIGLDPHEPPYIAQGSEERIAESMCFSIEPGIYKEGEWGIRIEDIVVATKEGGVRLNDAARDPIYV
- a CDS encoding ATP:cob(I)alamin adenosyltransferase — its product is MRSKKKWPFKPYTRTGDSGETGLLFGGKVKKYDPGPEAYGACDEACSALGLARAANTDPGLEIVLKKLQRELFVVGAELATAPENREKLRPGETKVSAEMVQSLERLIDALLEFCDPPRAFVLPGQNLLAAYLDYARTVIRRAERAVVAAQAAGWVSNEYLLAYMNRLGDLVYTLARWQEGSKYEKL
- a CDS encoding leucyl aminopeptidase, encoding MEFEVSRESTSSVDVDMVALPVLAGDSPRLGPGADQLDSETGGELSRFIRAFGFKAEKGETLVLPSEALGGKTRAPRVMLVGVGKPGTLTAQTIRETSAAVVRSAKNAKTIATTLWKVDESVVDAPAALRATAEGAGLASYRFDRYKSSNSNTGANTCPEKLVLAECPLEEASAALIKARCVVEAVCWARDMVNEPAGSKAPAVLAEEIRRRAEEAGLAVEVWGRDRLERERLGGVIGVGKGSSNDPCLVRLEYVPAQSQDAQPLCLVGKGVVFDSGGLSLKPADGMETMKTDMSGAAAVAAAMSALRGLEAKVRVVGFLPLVENMPSGSATKPGDVLVFRNSKTVEVLNTDAEGRLIMADALSLSSELKPRAIVDLATLTGACMVALGNKIFGVMANNDDFAAAVLDAASRAGERAWRLPLPADYRKQLESEVADIKNIGSRYGGALTAGLFLQEFVEEGIPWAHLDIAGPARSEADEFEIPKGGTGVGVRTLLALIEAMGS
- a CDS encoding molybdopterin biosynthesis protein MoeB — encoded protein: MAQNFREFLQKTKQEIEEVDPHKAHALIQDGWKVIDVRTDEEFSQGALPSAIHIDRGFLESRVEDALPDKSQPVVVYCAGGVRSAFAAKTLKELGYQRVVSMSGGFNAWKDAGLEWKVPKVLTAEQRTRYHRHILLPEVGIEGQIKLLESKILLLGAGGLGAPAALYLAAAGVGTLGIVDYDVVDRSNLQRQIIHNEERIGMLKVESAKETIQKLNPDVEVVGYNTRLAAANVVDIIKDYDVIVDGTDNFPTRYLLNDASAILGKPVVHGSIFRFEGQVSVFWPGHGPCYRCLYHQPPPPELAPSCAEAGVLGVLPGIVGALQASEAIKIILGIGDPLVGRLLVFDALEATFRVLRLRKDPSCPTCSEGARIELVDYDEYCLPASEVANPRQ
- a CDS encoding lipoyl synthase, giving the protein MALPTAAPASRVLTARWLGRVHYKEAYDLQKALFERRGGGLTGDYLLLLEHPHVYTLGRRSKPEHLLLAVAEYETLGAEVIQTDRGGAITYHGPGQLVAYPIIQLNSPDVVGYVRSLEEAVIRLLGELGIEAKRSDKNSGVWVNERKICAIGVRVGRRTTMHGLALNVSTELSYFDKIVPCGITDAGVTSIEAETGARLDPADLAKALAEHLASVLDLGSLDFAGVGGGVPMVGQRKRTIALKRSGPPRSAEGQPRPSFLRVKARMGSEYRRIQALVRDLALHTVCQEARCPNIYECWSQGTATVMILGDTCTRACGFCNVKTGKPRWFDDEEPERVAMAVDAMGLDHAVVTSVARDDLEDGGASAFAATIRAIRRRIPRCRVEVLIPDFKGDRSSLATVLNAEPDVLNHNIETVARLQRAVRGAATYARSLTLLARASAHSPRPVVKSGLMVGLGETFEEVIQTMADLKAVGVDVLTVGQYLQPSCNHLEVQKWWPREAFEEIRRVGLEMGFTHVEAGPLVRSSYHAKAAVESAVRRRIDNATACSSFE